One region of Mycolicibacterium insubricum genomic DNA includes:
- a CDS encoding IclR family transcriptional regulator: MPPVATTVGETPSAIIDRVALLLEAFDGPGRLTLAQIVRRTGLPRSSAHRMLERLVQLRWMRRDGRDYQLGMRLVELGSLALHQDRLHRAATPLLRDLHGATGLVVHLAVLDGADVVIVDKIGDELAAAVPTRVGERHPAHCTAVGKALLADDPGAAAGLVTRRTRFSIGSAAQLSAQLARVRAHGVAFEREEAVLGFGCVAAPIGPAGHAVAAVSVCGPVHRLSFDQRLSAPVRMTAMGIWRTAQDGVPPTLQSLRPLRGVPAPRPTAALQLA; the protein is encoded by the coding sequence ATGCCACCGGTTGCCACGACAGTCGGCGAGACACCCAGCGCGATCATCGACCGCGTCGCGTTGCTGCTGGAGGCCTTCGACGGCCCCGGGCGGCTCACCCTGGCCCAGATCGTTCGCCGCACCGGCCTGCCCCGCTCGTCGGCGCACCGCATGCTCGAACGACTCGTCCAGCTGCGCTGGATGCGCCGGGACGGACGCGACTACCAGCTGGGAATGCGGCTGGTCGAGCTGGGCTCGCTGGCGCTGCATCAGGATCGGCTGCACCGCGCCGCGACTCCGCTGCTGCGCGACCTGCACGGCGCGACCGGCCTCGTCGTTCATCTCGCCGTGCTCGACGGCGCAGACGTGGTCATCGTGGACAAGATCGGCGACGAGTTGGCGGCGGCGGTCCCCACCCGAGTCGGCGAGCGGCACCCGGCGCACTGCACGGCGGTGGGCAAGGCTCTGCTGGCCGACGATCCGGGCGCAGCCGCGGGTTTGGTGACCCGCAGGACCCGGTTCTCGATCGGATCGGCGGCGCAACTGTCCGCGCAACTGGCCCGGGTCCGCGCACACGGGGTGGCCTTCGAGCGCGAGGAGGCGGTGCTCGGATTCGGTTGTGTGGCCGCACCGATCGGCCCGGCCGGTCACGCCGTCGCCGCGGTCTCGGTGTGCGGCCCGGTCCATCGCCTGTCCTTCGACCAGCGGCTGAGCGCACCCGTGCGGATGACGGCCATGGGCATCTGGCGCACAGCGCAAGACGGTGTCCCGCC
- a CDS encoding acyl-CoA dehydrogenase family protein, whose amino-acid sequence MTDLVIDRVRDIADRLRDQAAEAEEIGKLTDETVALMKTAGNIRLLQPKKHGGLEVHPREFAETVMATAALDPAAGWINGVVGVHPYQLAYADPAVAAEIWAEDVDTWVASPYAPQGVARPVDGGYIFNGRWQFSSGTDHCEWIFLGALLGDDEGRPVMPPQMLHMILPRADYQIVEDSWNVVGLRGTGSKDVIVTDAFVPSYRTMDATKVMDGTAQREAGMTETLYLMPWSTMFPLGISAATIGIAEGALGAALDYQRERVNSSGVAIKDDPYVMFAIAEAAADINAARQELLANADRIFDIVDSGREVSFEDRAAGRRTQIRSVWRAVSAVDEIFARCGGNAARMDKPLQRYWRDVHVGHLHAIHVPSTVYHASALSSLGVDPEGPLRAMI is encoded by the coding sequence ATGACCGACCTGGTAATCGACCGCGTACGTGACATCGCCGACCGGCTGCGCGATCAGGCCGCCGAGGCCGAGGAGATCGGCAAGCTCACCGATGAGACCGTCGCGCTGATGAAGACCGCGGGCAACATCCGCCTGCTGCAGCCCAAGAAGCACGGCGGCCTCGAGGTCCACCCGCGCGAGTTCGCCGAGACCGTCATGGCCACCGCCGCACTGGATCCGGCCGCCGGGTGGATCAACGGTGTCGTCGGGGTGCACCCCTATCAACTCGCCTATGCAGATCCCGCTGTCGCCGCGGAGATCTGGGCGGAAGACGTCGACACCTGGGTGGCGTCCCCGTATGCGCCCCAGGGTGTGGCGCGCCCAGTTGACGGCGGCTATATCTTCAACGGCCGCTGGCAGTTCAGTTCCGGCACGGACCACTGTGAGTGGATCTTCCTGGGCGCGCTGCTCGGCGACGACGAGGGCCGGCCGGTCATGCCGCCGCAAATGTTGCACATGATCCTGCCCCGTGCCGACTACCAGATCGTCGAGGACTCGTGGAACGTCGTGGGGCTGCGCGGCACCGGTTCCAAGGACGTCATCGTCACGGACGCGTTCGTCCCGTCGTACCGGACGATGGACGCGACGAAGGTGATGGATGGCACCGCCCAGCGTGAGGCCGGGATGACCGAGACGCTGTACCTGATGCCGTGGTCCACGATGTTCCCCCTGGGGATCAGCGCAGCGACCATCGGCATCGCCGAGGGTGCACTCGGTGCCGCCCTCGACTACCAGCGGGAGCGGGTGAACTCCAGCGGGGTGGCCATCAAGGACGACCCGTACGTCATGTTCGCGATCGCCGAGGCGGCCGCCGACATCAACGCCGCCCGCCAAGAACTGCTGGCCAACGCCGACCGGATCTTCGACATCGTGGACTCCGGGCGGGAGGTGTCGTTCGAGGATCGCGCGGCGGGGCGTCGCACCCAGATCCGCTCGGTCTGGCGCGCGGTCTCCGCGGTCGACGAGATCTTTGCGCGCTGCGGCGGAAACGCGGCCCGGATGGACAAGCCACTGCAGCGGTACTGGCGCGATGTGCACGTCGGGCATCTGCACGCGATCCACGTTCCCAGCACCGTCTACCACGCCTCGGCACTGAGCTCGCTGGGCGTGGATCCCGAGGGTCCGCTGCGGGCGATGATCTGA
- a CDS encoding flavin-containing monooxygenase yields MSSAARTQVDVVVVGAGFAGVYALHKLRSQGLAVRVFESAPSVGGTWYYNRYPGARCDVESVDYCYSFSDELQQEWTWTEKYATQGEILRYINWVVDKLDLRTAITFGTRVTGVVLDEANLRWTVTTDTGARVEARFVVMATGPLSAALTPQFPGLDSFAGAVFHTAYWPEEPVDFTGKRVAVIGTGSSGIQCIPIIAEQAEQLYVFQRTPNYSVPAGNRPLSAGEISEIKANYPERRRKSWRSGGGSPHVAHPKPTMEATPQERRAAFEERWELGGVLFSKTFGDQMISLEANDQARLFYEEKILALIDDPDVAELLIPRGYPIGTKRICTDTNYFATFNKPNVTLISVRNTPIESFDSTGINTTDAHYDIDALVLATGFDALTGALAKIDIVGRGGRTLAEDWAQGPRTYLGLATDGFPNLFLISGPGAPAVLANMVLHAEAHVNWISEAIAYLDDRGITALEPTARAVEDWLAECAERAEATLFTRADSWYLGANVPGKPRTFMLFIGGFGVYLDICDEVAAAGYRGFELVRAPS; encoded by the coding sequence GTGAGCAGTGCAGCGCGGACCCAGGTTGACGTCGTCGTGGTGGGCGCCGGTTTCGCCGGCGTGTATGCGCTGCACAAGTTGCGGTCCCAAGGGCTGGCGGTCCGGGTGTTCGAGAGCGCACCCAGCGTCGGCGGTACCTGGTACTACAACCGTTATCCCGGTGCCCGCTGCGATGTGGAGAGTGTCGACTACTGCTACTCGTTTTCCGACGAACTGCAACAGGAATGGACGTGGACCGAGAAGTACGCCACCCAGGGTGAGATCCTGCGCTACATCAATTGGGTTGTCGACAAGCTGGATCTGCGGACGGCGATCACGTTCGGCACCCGGGTCACCGGTGTGGTGCTCGACGAGGCGAACCTGCGCTGGACCGTGACGACCGACACCGGGGCGCGGGTGGAGGCACGGTTCGTCGTCATGGCCACCGGGCCGCTGTCGGCGGCGTTGACCCCGCAGTTTCCCGGGCTGGATAGCTTCGCCGGGGCGGTCTTTCACACCGCGTACTGGCCGGAGGAGCCCGTCGACTTCACCGGCAAGCGGGTGGCCGTCATCGGAACCGGGTCCTCGGGCATCCAGTGCATCCCGATCATCGCCGAACAGGCCGAGCAGCTCTACGTGTTCCAGCGAACCCCGAATTACAGTGTGCCGGCGGGGAATCGACCGCTATCCGCTGGGGAGATCAGCGAGATCAAGGCGAATTACCCAGAGCGGCGACGCAAATCGTGGCGCAGCGGCGGCGGGTCGCCACACGTCGCGCACCCGAAGCCGACCATGGAGGCCACACCTCAGGAGCGGCGCGCGGCATTCGAGGAGCGCTGGGAACTCGGGGGAGTGCTGTTCTCGAAGACCTTCGGTGACCAGATGATCTCGCTGGAGGCCAACGATCAGGCGCGGCTGTTCTACGAGGAGAAGATACTCGCCCTGATCGACGATCCCGATGTCGCCGAACTGCTGATCCCCCGCGGCTATCCGATCGGAACCAAGCGAATCTGTACCGACACCAACTACTTTGCGACGTTCAACAAGCCGAATGTGACGCTGATCAGTGTCCGGAACACACCCATCGAGTCCTTCGACAGCACCGGAATCAACACCACCGACGCCCACTACGACATCGACGCGTTGGTGCTGGCCACCGGATTCGACGCGTTGACGGGTGCGCTGGCCAAGATCGACATCGTCGGGCGTGGTGGCCGGACGCTCGCCGAGGACTGGGCGCAGGGCCCGCGCACCTATCTGGGACTGGCCACCGACGGCTTCCCCAACCTGTTCCTGATTTCCGGACCGGGTGCGCCGGCGGTGCTGGCGAATATGGTGCTGCACGCCGAGGCGCACGTGAACTGGATCTCCGAGGCCATCGCCTACCTCGACGACCGCGGCATCACCGCGCTGGAACCGACCGCCCGCGCCGTCGAAGACTGGCTCGCCGAATGCGCCGAGCGTGCCGAGGCCACCCTGTTCACCCGCGCGGACTCCTGGTACCTGGGCGCCAACGTGCCCGGCAAGCCGCGCACGTTCATGCTCTTCATCGGCGGCTTCGGGGTCTACCTGGATATCTGCGACGAGGTTGCCGCCGCCGGGTACCGGGGATTTGAGCTGGTGCGGGCGCCGAGCTGA
- a CDS encoding PGRS repeat-containing protein — protein MGALALALGIGSAVTGSGFALADPGDGHKDRTRPSNSSERSDKGQRQIGRKQQARTPNASAAGDNAGGGTQGAGGAPTTGGGQDDQGVTGSGAGGTDDTAPRTRRGGLKRNGVVKPGQGADKTHQRLTDKAAAAGDVTEAAPTNTGTTPTDTGTTPADPPAQPESPTPFDSDDHGQINPQEQTPTKPERGTRSFGRGPAALTQTMLDRLAARDGGRVDASEELTPETRGAARVVNPLLRQFDSTADGSTSYAGRLLDAVNRNLTDPAGGLDLTGARLVEQRPAAFTMNLGEAQIPDEIIDEQTDTDLRGTTPPAAAVRPTPITGLLSALTLGTFLNTGSPEAPADLPGTWVVLAWVRRQYAVALNNDNRLLPNIQPSIASSEPATLGAEPASAGIAPANLVTTMSQSLLPTAATNLLTTPSTLSGLGPSSFDIASIVNWLVYNPLHAIGQQFWVVSPIGSTLAAVINTVTGTYLIGNGADGTPDNPDGGNGGLLFGDGGKGLDGTAYGVAGGNGGRAGYFGNGGDGGVGFAGLDGGTGGKGGRFMGIGGDGGDGGAALDGGTAGNGGDGGKAVGWAFGIGGDGGRGGQGLTGSKGADGDWAIDYHEGYGPGAGQKGGAGGTGGQGGKGGDATGFLVNRGGNGGDGGAQGTGGTGGKGADGSALLVSDYNGGHGGDGGDAGGSAGAAGAAGIASGFWILGTNGRAGTGGAQGAGRAGDGGAGGNGLGDVTTGRAGSGGTGGTGGTGPIGGKGGAGGTGGSAGDGAVGGAGGAGGAGATGTSANLGQGGGGGGGGGGALVISANGGSASGKATGGEGGHGGEGSLTAAGGEGGAGGLAEISANGTGSSATGNATGGAGGNSTGTGTGGAGGYGKLIADGDNAVVTGVGVGAKGGAGGAGINGGVGGAGGNSDVNAGRHCQAVSATSLLSW, from the coding sequence GTGGGTGCGCTTGCCCTCGCATTGGGCATCGGCAGCGCGGTTACCGGATCCGGCTTTGCGCTTGCCGACCCGGGCGACGGCCATAAGGACCGCACTCGGCCGAGCAACTCTTCGGAGCGGTCCGACAAGGGACAGCGCCAGATAGGTCGTAAGCAACAGGCCCGCACCCCCAATGCCAGTGCCGCCGGGGACAACGCCGGCGGAGGCACGCAAGGCGCCGGCGGCGCACCGACGACGGGCGGTGGTCAGGACGATCAGGGCGTGACCGGAAGCGGCGCGGGCGGTACAGACGACACGGCCCCCCGCACCCGACGCGGCGGGCTCAAACGCAATGGCGTGGTCAAGCCCGGCCAGGGCGCGGACAAGACCCACCAGCGACTCACCGACAAGGCCGCCGCGGCAGGCGATGTCACGGAGGCCGCGCCGACGAACACGGGGACCACGCCGACAGACACGGGGACGACGCCCGCCGATCCGCCGGCGCAGCCGGAATCACCGACGCCATTCGATTCCGACGACCACGGGCAGATCAACCCGCAAGAGCAGACGCCGACGAAGCCCGAGCGCGGGACCAGGAGCTTCGGCCGCGGGCCCGCCGCCCTGACCCAAACCATGCTGGACCGACTGGCAGCCCGTGATGGTGGCCGGGTGGACGCTTCCGAAGAGTTGACCCCGGAGACTCGTGGTGCGGCGCGTGTGGTCAATCCGCTGCTGCGTCAGTTTGATTCGACCGCGGATGGTTCGACAAGCTACGCCGGAAGGCTCCTCGACGCGGTCAATCGGAACCTGACTGATCCGGCTGGTGGACTTGACCTTACCGGTGCACGCCTGGTCGAACAGCGGCCCGCAGCATTCACCATGAACCTGGGCGAAGCTCAGATCCCCGATGAAATCATCGACGAACAGACCGACACGGACCTCAGGGGCACGACCCCGCCGGCGGCCGCGGTACGCCCGACCCCGATCACCGGTCTGCTGAGTGCCCTGACCCTTGGGACCTTCCTGAACACCGGAAGCCCGGAGGCGCCCGCCGACTTGCCCGGCACCTGGGTGGTGCTCGCCTGGGTACGCCGTCAGTATGCGGTGGCGCTGAACAACGACAACCGACTGCTGCCCAACATTCAGCCGTCCATCGCGAGCAGCGAGCCGGCGACGTTGGGCGCCGAACCGGCGAGTGCGGGTATTGCACCGGCGAACCTGGTGACGACCATGTCGCAGAGTCTGCTGCCCACGGCGGCGACGAACCTGCTGACGACACCGTCGACGTTGTCCGGCTTGGGCCCGTCGTCGTTCGACATCGCTTCGATCGTCAACTGGTTGGTGTACAACCCGCTGCATGCGATCGGCCAGCAGTTCTGGGTGGTCAGCCCGATCGGCTCCACCCTGGCCGCCGTGATCAACACCGTGACGGGGACGTACCTCATCGGAAATGGTGCCGACGGAACTCCTGACAATCCCGACGGCGGCAACGGCGGCTTGCTGTTCGGTGACGGTGGCAAGGGCCTGGACGGCACTGCATATGGCGTGGCCGGTGGCAACGGTGGCCGGGCCGGCTATTTCGGCAACGGCGGTGACGGCGGCGTCGGCTTCGCCGGCCTCGACGGTGGCACCGGTGGCAAGGGCGGCAGGTTCATGGGCATCGGCGGCGACGGCGGTGACGGTGGCGCGGCACTCGACGGTGGAACCGCCGGCAACGGTGGCGACGGCGGCAAGGCCGTGGGTTGGGCCTTCGGCATCGGAGGTGACGGCGGCCGCGGCGGTCAGGGCTTGACCGGAAGCAAGGGCGCAGACGGCGACTGGGCAATCGACTATCACGAAGGGTATGGACCGGGCGCCGGCCAGAAGGGGGGCGCTGGCGGCACCGGCGGTCAAGGCGGCAAGGGCGGCGATGCGACCGGCTTCCTGGTCAACCGCGGCGGCAACGGCGGCGATGGTGGTGCGCAAGGCACGGGCGGCACCGGCGGTAAGGGTGCCGATGGCAGTGCCTTGCTGGTATCCGACTACAACGGTGGTCACGGCGGCGACGGCGGCGACGCCGGCGGGAGTGCTGGCGCCGCGGGCGCTGCCGGAATTGCCAGTGGCTTCTGGATACTCGGCACGAACGGCCGCGCCGGTACCGGCGGAGCGCAGGGCGCCGGCCGAGCGGGCGATGGCGGCGCAGGCGGAAACGGCCTTGGCGACGTAACCACGGGGAGAGCAGGCAGCGGTGGCACCGGTGGCACCGGTGGCACCGGTCCGATTGGTGGGAAGGGCGGTGCCGGCGGAACCGGTGGTAGTGCAGGCGACGGAGCTGTCGGAGGGGCCGGTGGTGCGGGGGGCGCTGGTGCGACGGGCACTTCCGCCAATCTCGGCCAGGGTGGCGGTGGTGGTGGTGGCGGCGGCGGCGCGCTCGTTATTAGCGCCAACGGTGGATCCGCCAGCGGCAAGGCAACAGGTGGTGAAGGTGGCCACGGCGGTGAAGGATCCCTCACCGCAGCCGGCGGCGAGGGTGGCGCCGGCGGCCTAGCCGAGATTTCAGCGAATGGGACCGGCAGCTCTGCGACAGGCAACGCCACTGGCGGCGCTGGGGGTAATTCCACGGGCACCGGTACGGGTGGTGCTGGTGGTTACGGCAAGCTGATCGCCGATGGTGACAACGCGGTTGTGACGGGTGTGGGTGTCGGCGCCAAGGGTGGTGCTGGTGGTGCGGGCATCAATGGTGGTGTTGGTGGTGCCGGCGGTAACTCCGATGTCAATGCTGGGCGGCATTGTCAAGCGGTTAGTGCAACATCGCTGCTCTCGTGGTGA
- a CDS encoding sulfotransferase family protein, with product MTALHFISGLPRSGSTLLAALLRQNPRFQAGMSGPVAGLFDALIAQMSARNEFSVFLDDAKRERILRGLFESYYADCPADVVFDTSRAWCARMPALAQLFPEAKVIACVRELPWVIDSIERLVQRNVFSPSSMFDYSPGGTVYTRASAVAGQEGMVGAPYDALKQACYGAQRDRLLLVQYETLTTEPARVMNTLYEFIGEPTFEHDFGHVGYDVTEFDERAGTPGLHTVRGEVKAEPRETVLPPDLFNRFVNDAFWTDSNNVPEGLRVV from the coding sequence GTGACCGCACTTCATTTCATCTCTGGTCTTCCGCGCTCCGGCTCGACGCTGTTGGCTGCACTGCTGCGTCAGAACCCCCGCTTCCAGGCCGGAATGTCGGGCCCGGTCGCCGGACTGTTCGACGCCTTGATCGCGCAGATGAGTGCCCGCAATGAGTTTTCGGTGTTCCTCGACGACGCCAAGCGCGAACGCATCCTTCGCGGACTGTTCGAGAGCTACTACGCCGACTGTCCGGCCGACGTCGTCTTCGACACCAGTCGCGCCTGGTGCGCTCGGATGCCCGCTCTCGCCCAGTTATTCCCAGAGGCGAAAGTCATTGCCTGCGTTCGGGAACTGCCGTGGGTGATCGACAGCATTGAGCGGCTGGTGCAGCGCAACGTATTCAGCCCCTCATCGATGTTCGACTACAGCCCGGGCGGCACCGTCTACACCAGGGCCAGCGCGGTCGCCGGCCAGGAGGGAATGGTGGGCGCCCCCTACGATGCTCTCAAGCAGGCCTGCTACGGCGCCCAGCGTGACCGGCTGCTGCTGGTGCAGTACGAAACCCTAACCACCGAGCCGGCCCGGGTGATGAACACCCTCTACGAGTTCATCGGAGAACCGACTTTCGAACACGACTTCGGCCACGTGGGCTACGACGTCACCGAGTTCGATGAGCGGGCCGGGACCCCCGGGTTGCACACCGTGCGCGGCGAGGTGAAGGCGGAACCCCGGGAAACAGTGTTGCCGCCGGATCTGTTCAATCGCTTTGTGAACGACGCATTTTGGACCGATTCGAACAATGTGCCGGAGGGTCTGCGGGTGGTCTGA
- a CDS encoding SDR family NAD(P)-dependent oxidoreductase gives MDLGLSGAKAIVTGGSKGMGLAIAESLAAEGASVAIMARGLEALESAAERVKAAGAPEVIPVGVDMSDPDSIIDAFAEISRRWNEVNVLVHTVGPGDGKFEDLTDADWQAAFDMGTMSAVRSIREALPLLRAAEWARIVTLSAHSIQRQSPRLIAYTAAKAALSSLTKNLSKSLGPEGILVNCVCPGTIVTASFTENLKDILAAQGFDSADTHDVMRWVETNFGHPCDLGRAGLPEEIASATTYLASRRNGYVTGATVNVDGGTDFI, from the coding sequence ATGGATCTTGGTCTGTCCGGCGCAAAAGCCATCGTCACCGGCGGCAGCAAGGGCATGGGCCTGGCCATCGCCGAATCCCTGGCCGCCGAGGGCGCCTCGGTGGCCATCATGGCTCGCGGCCTGGAAGCACTCGAATCCGCCGCCGAGCGGGTCAAGGCCGCCGGCGCCCCCGAGGTGATCCCCGTCGGCGTCGACATGTCCGACCCCGACTCGATCATCGACGCCTTCGCCGAGATCTCCCGGCGCTGGAACGAGGTCAACGTCCTGGTGCACACCGTCGGCCCCGGCGACGGCAAGTTCGAAGACCTCACCGACGCGGACTGGCAGGCCGCCTTCGACATGGGCACCATGTCCGCGGTCCGCAGCATCCGAGAAGCGCTGCCACTGTTGCGCGCCGCCGAGTGGGCCCGCATCGTCACCCTGTCGGCGCACTCCATCCAGCGCCAATCCCCACGGCTGATCGCCTACACCGCCGCCAAGGCCGCACTGTCCAGCCTGACCAAGAACCTCTCGAAAAGCCTGGGCCCCGAAGGCATCCTGGTCAACTGCGTCTGCCCCGGCACCATCGTCACCGCCAGCTTCACCGAAAACCTCAAGGACATCCTCGCGGCCCAGGGCTTCGACTCCGCTGATACCCACGACGTCATGCGCTGGGTGGAAACGAACTTCGGGCACCCCTGCGACCTCGGCCGAGCCGGCCTACCCGAGGAGATCGCCTCGGCGACCACCTACCTGGCGTCGCGGCGCAACGGTTATGTCACCGGCGCGACGGTGAACGTCGACGGCGGCACCGACTTCATCTGA
- a CDS encoding SCO6745 family protein codes for MIDNAFLDAARTSGSSVEQAGAAFMLHPETFAESAAAGYTNPFAGYVVGRGGVLGDATGGTVASVFAVFEPSFIKAMWDEGLKVRGALAAAGTYWDQAAGFGRRHLADVSGIDVVAELGAKIIAATSGAGLPLFAGWATMPLAEDTPARAMQVIFVLRELRGSVHFNALTISGVTPVEAHVLNKGAQYAKTFGWSEPFPDGADKKQLLADVEQTTNRRISEILSAALTAAEAAEFARAAAEVNAALSAQ; via the coding sequence TTGATCGACAACGCTTTTCTCGATGCGGCTCGTACCTCCGGATCCTCCGTCGAGCAGGCCGGTGCGGCGTTCATGTTGCACCCGGAGACCTTCGCCGAAAGCGCTGCGGCCGGCTACACCAACCCGTTCGCCGGGTACGTGGTGGGCCGCGGCGGGGTCCTCGGCGATGCCACCGGCGGAACGGTGGCTTCGGTCTTCGCGGTGTTCGAGCCCAGCTTCATCAAGGCCATGTGGGACGAGGGGCTGAAGGTCCGCGGCGCCCTGGCCGCTGCCGGCACCTACTGGGATCAGGCCGCCGGCTTCGGCCGACGGCACCTCGCGGATGTGTCGGGGATCGACGTGGTCGCCGAGCTCGGGGCGAAGATCATCGCCGCGACCTCCGGTGCCGGGCTTCCGCTGTTCGCCGGCTGGGCAACCATGCCGCTGGCCGAGGACACTCCGGCGCGTGCGATGCAGGTGATCTTCGTGCTGCGCGAACTGCGGGGCAGTGTGCATTTCAACGCACTCACCATCTCGGGTGTGACGCCGGTGGAGGCGCACGTGCTCAACAAGGGTGCCCAGTACGCGAAGACGTTCGGCTGGTCCGAACCGTTCCCCGATGGTGCGGACAAGAAGCAGCTGCTGGCCGACGTCGAGCAGACGACGAATCGCCGGATCTCCGAGATTCTTTCCGCTGCACTGACGGCGGCCGAGGCAGCCGAATTCGCCCGGGCCGCCGCGGAGGTCAACGCCGCGCTATCCGCGCAGTAG
- a CDS encoding TauD/TfdA dioxygenase family protein translates to MSSIHVAPLREDLSFGARVTGVTLGVLEDPSVREQLRQVFDDRGMILFEDVEPDGALQVEISTVFGPLKDHPVPTVPRAGGALHPGVIEIGQAPREGNIVIVDGKEVTSWLPWHFDHCYNDKLNRAGVLRCLVGVTEGGQTGFADGIDLYRALSPELRAKIEDRNILYSLNLRFRDMRFGLADGFREVQPHKRLQETIDYGRDNLPRAVHPAVWTRDTGEKVLHVSPWMAEGIEGAETPEGDELLEAVCRELLATITPYFHTWRPTDMVIWDNLRMLHAVTGHDPDEPRVMHRTTIDGDYGLGYFENNAVGDKILEMVV, encoded by the coding sequence ATGTCATCGATTCACGTCGCACCTCTGCGCGAGGACCTGTCGTTCGGCGCCCGGGTCACCGGCGTCACGCTGGGGGTCCTCGAGGACCCGTCGGTGCGCGAACAGCTGCGCCAGGTCTTCGACGACCGCGGCATGATCCTGTTCGAGGACGTCGAGCCCGACGGCGCGCTGCAGGTCGAGATCAGCACGGTGTTCGGTCCGTTAAAGGACCACCCCGTGCCCACCGTGCCGCGGGCCGGCGGTGCGCTGCACCCCGGTGTCATCGAGATCGGCCAGGCTCCGCGCGAGGGCAACATCGTCATCGTCGACGGCAAAGAGGTGACCTCCTGGCTGCCCTGGCATTTCGACCACTGCTACAACGACAAGCTGAACCGGGCCGGCGTGCTGCGCTGCCTCGTCGGCGTCACCGAGGGCGGCCAGACCGGCTTCGCCGACGGCATCGACCTCTACCGCGCGCTGTCCCCGGAGCTACGTGCCAAGATCGAGGACCGCAATATCCTCTACAGCCTGAACCTGCGGTTCCGGGACATGCGCTTCGGTCTCGCCGACGGCTTCCGGGAGGTCCAGCCGCACAAGCGCCTGCAGGAGACCATCGACTACGGCCGGGACAACCTGCCGCGCGCCGTGCATCCGGCGGTGTGGACCCGCGACACCGGCGAGAAGGTGCTGCACGTGTCCCCGTGGATGGCCGAGGGCATCGAGGGCGCCGAGACCCCTGAGGGTGACGAGCTGCTGGAAGCGGTGTGCCGGGAACTGCTGGCGACCATCACGCCGTACTTCCACACCTGGCGACCCACCGACATGGTGATCTGGGACAACCTGCGGATGCTGCACGCGGTGACCGGCCACGACCCGGACGAGCCACGGGTCATGCACCGCACCACCATCGACGGCGACTACGGCCTGGGGTACTTCGAGAACAACGCCGTCGGCGACAAGATCCTGGAGATGGTGGTCTGA
- a CDS encoding IclR family transcriptional regulator, protein MRLWMAVKGSSTAARVLTVFEAVAAHQPVGVATLSRMLEMDKSAVQRALVTLAEQGWIRAREESSTRWETTPRILNIAHSSRSKSDRRQRIQQVLEQLAEQTGETAMFNEPDGSGLTVSQVAESRQALRMVPRIGAAVPVRESATGRVLFPHLSAERQRELLSGPADAEFRKLVDDAGERGYSASSEVNEASMTIAAPVFEADGRALGAIAISGPAERMVPEQHPELATAVRRAAAELSRDLAD, encoded by the coding sequence GTGAGGTTGTGGATGGCCGTCAAGGGCAGTTCCACCGCCGCGCGCGTGCTCACCGTCTTCGAGGCGGTCGCCGCCCACCAGCCGGTCGGTGTCGCCACGCTGTCGCGGATGCTGGAGATGGACAAGAGCGCGGTGCAGCGCGCATTGGTGACGCTGGCCGAGCAGGGCTGGATCCGGGCGCGCGAGGAATCGTCGACGCGGTGGGAGACCACTCCTCGGATCTTGAACATCGCGCACAGTTCGCGGTCGAAATCCGATCGGCGCCAACGTATTCAGCAGGTGCTGGAACAGCTCGCCGAACAGACCGGTGAGACCGCGATGTTCAACGAGCCGGACGGTTCGGGGCTGACGGTGTCCCAGGTGGCCGAAAGCCGCCAGGCGTTGCGGATGGTGCCGCGCATCGGCGCTGCGGTTCCGGTGCGTGAAAGTGCGACCGGGCGTGTGCTGTTTCCGCATTTGAGCGCCGAGCGACAACGCGAATTGCTCAGCGGGCCGGCCGATGCCGAGTTCCGGAAACTCGTTGACGATGCGGGTGAGCGCGGATACTCCGCCAGTAGTGAGGTGAACGAGGCCAGCATGACGATCGCCGCCCCGGTCTTCGAGGCCGACGGTCGGGCGCTCGGCGCGATCGCGATCAGCGGGCCCGCCGAGCGCATGGTGCCCGAACAACACCCCGAACTCGCCACCGCCGTACGACGGGCGGCCGCCGAGTTGTCCCGGGACCTCGCCGACTAG